Proteins encoded in a region of the Myxococcales bacterium genome:
- the secY gene encoding preprotein translocase subunit SecY encodes MANSISNLGKIPELRKRILFTLAMLAIYRIGVFITVPGVNRVEMTNVITKGGSGSFLGMFNMFSGGALQQLSIFALGIMPYVSASIVIQLLTVVVPKLDQLNKEGDQGRRKINQLTRYGTIVLATVQGYFIAQFLESLSTRGSEVVPDPGLAFRMMTVLSLTTGTAFIMWLGEQITEKGIGNGTSMIIFAGIVAALPDALTQYIAHGSGGGGIGLSAVMLGILVIGTVAAICFFERAHRRIPVQYAKRQVGRKLYQGAQSFLPLKINVSGVIPPIFASSILMFPTQIASMSGSLFLQEAASVLHPADWRYNVIYTLLVIFFAYFYTAVQFNPVEVADNLKKGGGFIPGIRPGKNTAEYIEKVLTRITFAGALYLAVVCMIPALLQKYMQVPFQFGGTGLLIVVGVALDTVQQIESYLITRNYDGFTGPKGPRIRGRTAARTAR; translated from the coding sequence GTGGCCAACAGCATCTCCAACCTCGGCAAGATTCCCGAGCTCCGCAAGCGGATCCTGTTCACGCTTGCGATGCTCGCGATCTACCGGATCGGCGTGTTCATCACGGTGCCCGGTGTGAACCGGGTCGAGATGACCAACGTCATCACCAAGGGCGGGTCGGGCTCCTTCCTGGGCATGTTCAACATGTTCTCGGGCGGCGCCCTGCAGCAGCTCTCGATCTTCGCCCTGGGCATCATGCCCTACGTCTCCGCGTCGATCGTGATCCAGCTGTTGACCGTGGTCGTGCCCAAGCTCGACCAGCTCAACAAGGAAGGCGACCAGGGTCGCCGCAAGATCAACCAGCTCACCCGCTACGGCACGATCGTGCTGGCGACGGTCCAGGGCTACTTCATCGCCCAGTTCCTCGAGAGCCTGTCGACCCGCGGCTCCGAGGTCGTGCCCGATCCCGGCCTGGCCTTCCGGATGATGACGGTGCTGTCGCTGACCACCGGCACGGCGTTCATCATGTGGCTCGGCGAGCAGATCACCGAGAAGGGCATCGGCAACGGCACGTCGATGATCATCTTCGCCGGCATCGTCGCGGCGCTGCCCGACGCGCTGACCCAGTACATCGCCCACGGCTCCGGCGGCGGCGGCATCGGCCTCAGCGCCGTGATGCTCGGCATCCTGGTCATCGGCACCGTCGCGGCCATCTGCTTCTTCGAGCGGGCGCACCGGCGCATCCCGGTGCAGTACGCCAAGCGCCAGGTCGGGCGAAAGCTCTACCAGGGGGCGCAGTCGTTCCTGCCGCTCAAGATCAACGTGTCGGGCGTCATCCCGCCCATCTTCGCGTCGTCGATCCTGATGTTCCCGACGCAGATCGCCAGCATGTCTGGCTCGCTGTTCCTCCAGGAGGCCGCGTCGGTGCTGCACCCGGCCGACTGGCGCTACAACGTCATCTACACGCTGCTCGTGATCTTCTTTGCGTACTTCTATACCGCGGTGCAGTTCAACCCGGTCGAGGTCGCGGACAACCTGAAGAAGGGCGGCGGCTTCATCCCCGGCATCCGCCCGGGCAAGAACACCGCCGAGTACATCGAGAAGGTGCTGACCCGGATCACGTTCGCCGGCGCGCTGTACCTGGCCGTCGTCTGCATGATCCCCGCGCTGCTCCAGAAGTACATGCAGGTGCCGTTTCAGTTCGGCGGCACCGGCCTGCTGATCGTCGTCGGCGTGGCGCTCGACACGGTCCAGCAGATCGAGTCGTACCTCATCACGCGCAACTACGATGGCTTCACCGGACCGAAGGGTCCGCGGATCCGCGGCCGCACCGCAGCGCGCACCGCGCGCTGA
- the rpsC gene encoding 30S ribosomal protein S3, whose protein sequence is MGQKTHPTGFRLGIIKTWSSRWYNDKDYAKWLHEDLKLKGFIKKKLAFAGISYIEIERAANKCKINIHTARPGIVIGKRGAGVETLKKEVQALTDNEVFLNIVEVRKAETNAQLVAENIATQLERRIAFRRAMKKAVQTAMKFGAKGIRVASSGRLGGAEMSRREWYREGRVPLHTLRADIEYGFTTAHTTYGSIGVKCWIFHGEVLTARKLDARPTR, encoded by the coding sequence ATGGGCCAGAAAACGCATCCCACCGGCTTCCGCCTCGGCATCATCAAGACCTGGTCGTCTCGTTGGTACAACGACAAGGACTACGCCAAGTGGCTTCATGAGGATCTGAAGCTCAAGGGCTTCATCAAGAAGAAGCTGGCGTTCGCGGGCATCTCGTACATCGAGATCGAGCGCGCGGCCAACAAGTGCAAGATCAACATCCACACCGCGCGCCCGGGCATCGTCATCGGCAAGCGCGGCGCGGGTGTCGAGACGCTCAAGAAGGAAGTCCAGGCCCTCACCGACAACGAGGTGTTCCTGAACATCGTCGAGGTCCGCAAGGCCGAGACCAACGCCCAGCTCGTGGCCGAGAACATCGCCACGCAGCTCGAGCGCCGCATCGCCTTCCGCCGCGCCATGAAGAAGGCGGTCCAGACCGCCATGAAGTTCGGCGCCAAGGGCATCCGCGTCGCGTCGTCGGGCCGCCTCGGCGGCGCCGAGATGTCGCGCCGCGAGTGGTACCGCGAGGGCCGGGTGCCCCTGCACACGCTCCGCGCGGACATCGAGTACGGCTTCACCACGGCCCACACCACCTACGGTTCGATCGGGGTGAAGTGCTGGATCTTCCACGGTGAGGTCCTCACCGCCCGCAAGCTCGACGCCCGCCCGACGCGCTGA
- the rplO gene encoding 50S ribosomal protein L15 produces the protein MGTTLHTLSPAPGSTKTKKRLGRGRGSGTGKTSGKGVKGQKARSGHHGARRGFEGGQMPLKMRIPKRGFKNPFRIEAFPINISTLEKSFESGATVDLDALKAKSLVPKRVGVVKILGEGELTKKLTVKAHRFSEMAKDKIAKAGGQALALDTAPAAE, from the coding sequence ATGGGCACCACTCTCCACACGCTCTCGCCGGCCCCCGGCTCCACCAAGACCAAGAAGCGCCTCGGCCGTGGCCGCGGCTCGGGCACCGGCAAGACCTCAGGCAAGGGCGTCAAGGGCCAGAAGGCCCGCTCGGGCCACCACGGCGCGCGCCGCGGCTTCGAGGGCGGGCAGATGCCGCTCAAGATGCGCATCCCCAAGCGGGGCTTCAAGAACCCGTTCCGCATCGAGGCCTTCCCGATCAACATCTCGACCCTCGAGAAGTCGTTCGAGTCCGGCGCGACGGTGGATCTCGACGCCCTCAAGGCCAAGAGCCTGGTGCCCAAGCGGGTCGGCGTGGTCAAGATCCTCGGCGAGGGTGAGCTCACCAAGAAGCTGACGGTCAAGGCCCACCGGTTCTCGGAGATGGCCAAGGACAAGATCGCCAAGGCCGGCGGCCAGGCGCTCGCGCTGGACACCGCCCCCGCGGCGGAGTAG
- the rpsQ gene encoding 30S ribosomal protein S17: protein MDKTVVVSVIRRVRDRRFHKFVTRRVRYKAHDEHNAGTVGDVVELVEARPYSKTKRWRVLRTISKAEVIEVKEMLP from the coding sequence ATGGACAAGACCGTCGTCGTGTCGGTCATCCGCCGCGTGCGCGACCGCCGCTTCCACAAGTTCGTGACCCGCCGGGTCCGGTACAAGGCCCACGACGAGCACAACGCCGGCACCGTCGGTGACGTCGTCGAGCTGGTCGAGGCCCGCCCGTACTCGAAGACCAAGCGCTGGCGCGTCCTGCGCACGATCAGCAAGGCCGAGGTCATCGAGGTGAAGGAGATGCTGCCGTGA
- the rplF gene encoding 50S ribosomal protein L6: MSRIGNRAIDIPKGVSISIKPGAIEVKGPKGTLSTIRHAAIEIKEEKGQLVFTRSGNSTPEKAAHGLMRALTNNLITGVTTGFTRTLEINGVGYRAEVKGSHLVMTLGYSHPVEYTLPDGVAAKVEKNNLILSGMDKQVLGAAAAKLRSFRAPEPYKGKGVKYAEETIIRKAGKAAGKGK, encoded by the coding sequence ATGTCCCGCATCGGTAACCGCGCAATCGACATCCCCAAGGGCGTCTCGATCTCGATCAAGCCTGGCGCGATCGAGGTCAAGGGCCCCAAGGGCACGCTCTCCACGATCCGCCACGCCGCGATCGAGATCAAGGAAGAGAAGGGCCAGCTGGTCTTCACTCGCTCCGGCAACTCGACCCCGGAGAAGGCCGCCCACGGCCTCATGCGGGCGCTCACGAACAACCTGATCACGGGCGTCACCACCGGCTTCACGCGGACGCTCGAGATCAACGGCGTCGGCTACCGCGCCGAGGTCAAGGGCTCGCACCTGGTCATGACCCTGGGCTACTCGCACCCGGTCGAGTACACGCTGCCCGACGGCGTGGCCGCGAAGGTCGAGAAGAACAACCTGATCCTGTCCGGCATGGACAAGCAGGTCCTCGGCGCCGCCGCCGCCAAGCTCCGCAGCTTCCGCGCGCCCGAGCCCTACAAGGGCAAGGGCGTCAAGTACGCTGAGGAGACGATCATCCGCAAGGCCGGCAAGGCCGCGGGCAAGGGCAAGTAG
- the rpsE gene encoding 30S ribosomal protein S5 produces the protein MSINPEEVGELVDKVVFINRVAKVVKGGRRFSFSALVVVGDKNGHVGAGLGKANEVPEAIRKGTDRAKRNLFRIPMVRGTIPHEIMGEFGAASVLLRPAAPGTGVIAGGGVRPVLEVAGVTDILTKSFGTSNPHNVIHAVVMALKSLRSAEHVARVRGKTVAEMRGLPADSAPR, from the coding sequence ATGTCGATCAATCCGGAAGAAGTCGGCGAGCTCGTCGACAAGGTCGTGTTCATCAACCGCGTCGCCAAGGTCGTCAAGGGCGGCCGTCGGTTCTCGTTCTCGGCGCTCGTCGTCGTCGGGGACAAGAACGGCCACGTCGGCGCTGGGCTCGGCAAGGCCAACGAGGTCCCCGAGGCCATCCGCAAGGGCACCGACCGGGCGAAGCGGAACCTGTTCCGCATCCCGATGGTGCGCGGCACGATCCCGCACGAGATCATGGGTGAGTTCGGCGCCGCGTCGGTGCTGCTCCGCCCGGCCGCGCCCGGTACCGGCGTCATCGCCGGCGGCGGCGTCCGCCCGGTGCTCGAGGTCGCCGGCGTGACCGACATCCTCACCAAGTCGTTCGGCACGTCGAACCCGCACAACGTGATCCACGCGGTCGTGATGGCGCTCAAGTCGCTGCGCTCCGCCGAGCACGTCGCCCGGGTGCGCGGCAAGACGGTCGCCGAGATGCGCGGCCTCCCCGCGGACTCCGCGCCTCGCTGA
- a CDS encoding type Z 30S ribosomal protein S14, translated as MSKLVDRLPKKHKFKVRQHNRCKRCGRSRAFLRKFEMCRLCFRELALRGEIPGVIKSSW; from the coding sequence ATGAGCAAGCTCGTCGACAGGCTTCCCAAGAAGCACAAGTTCAAGGTTCGCCAGCACAACCGCTGCAAGCGCTGTGGTCGGTCTCGCGCGTTCCTGCGCAAGTTCGAGATGTGCCGTCTGTGCTTCCGTGAGCTCGCCCTGCGCGGTGAGATTCCGGGCGTCATCAAGTCGAGCTGGTAA
- the rplD gene encoding 50S ribosomal protein L4: MKLDVKNTAGSNVGQIDLADDVFATEVHEHLLWEVVKWQLAKRRSGNASTKRMSEVNGSSKKVWKQKGTGQARQGSRKAPHWVGGGSAFGPKPRSYEYTLPKKVKKAALCSALSLRAGENKLIVVDQFPVGEKQLTKSVTAALKNLGVAQPAAKVLIVDAKDNTGLVRGARNLASSQWLAPEGLNVYDILRHETVIISQGAIKQVEAALRAAAAAE; the protein is encoded by the coding sequence ATGAAGCTAGACGTCAAGAACACCGCAGGAAGCAACGTCGGCCAGATCGACCTGGCCGACGACGTCTTCGCGACCGAAGTCCACGAGCACCTGCTGTGGGAGGTCGTGAAGTGGCAGCTCGCCAAGCGCCGCTCCGGCAACGCCTCGACCAAGCGCATGAGCGAGGTCAACGGCTCGTCGAAGAAGGTCTGGAAGCAGAAGGGCACCGGCCAGGCCCGTCAGGGCAGCCGCAAGGCCCCGCACTGGGTCGGTGGTGGCTCGGCGTTCGGCCCCAAGCCGCGCAGCTACGAGTACACCCTGCCCAAGAAGGTCAAGAAGGCGGCGCTGTGCTCAGCGCTGTCGCTCCGGGCCGGCGAGAACAAGCTGATCGTCGTCGACCAGTTCCCGGTCGGCGAGAAGCAGCTGACCAAGTCGGTGACGGCGGCGCTCAAGAACCTCGGCGTGGCCCAGCCGGCCGCCAAGGTGTTGATCGTCGACGCCAAGGACAACACCGGCCTCGTGCGCGGCGCCCGCAACCTGGCGTCGTCGCAGTGGCTGGCCCCCGAGGGCCTCAACGTCTACGACATCCTGCGCCACGAGACGGTGATCATCTCGCAGGGCGCCATCAAGCAGGTCGAGGCCGCGCTCCGCGCCGCCGCCGCGGCCGAGTGA
- the rpmD gene encoding 50S ribosomal protein L30, with the protein MALKIKITQTKSGIGCPDTQRRTLRGLGLNGPHKTVVREDTLAIRGMIRKISHLVTIAPAE; encoded by the coding sequence ATGGCCCTCAAGATCAAGATCACCCAGACCAAGAGCGGCATCGGCTGCCCCGACACCCAGCGGCGCACCCTCCGCGGCCTGGGCCTCAACGGTCCGCACAAGACCGTCGTCCGCGAGGACACCCTGGCGATCCGTGGCATGATCCGCAAGATCAGCCACCTCGTCACGATCGCGCCGGCTGAGTAG
- the rplE gene encoding 50S ribosomal protein L5 produces MAENEKGEASAKPKTEKTGAKGGGKKKAEPTGPAPKYKREQPPRLRSQYDEQVKGQLFKEFEYSSSMEVPRLVKISLNMGLGRAAHEAKLIDSAVEELKQIAGQAPVVCKAKKDIANYKLRKGHKIGVMVTLRGERMWEFLDRLVNVALPRVRDFRGVSSKGFDGRGNYTLGIREQIIFPEIEFDKIDAIKGLNISIVTTAKTDNEGRALLGHLGMPFRQAPAQGQAV; encoded by the coding sequence ATGGCCGAGAACGAGAAGGGCGAGGCGTCTGCCAAGCCGAAAACCGAAAAGACCGGCGCCAAGGGCGGCGGTAAGAAGAAGGCGGAGCCGACCGGCCCCGCCCCCAAGTACAAGCGCGAGCAGCCGCCGCGGCTGCGCAGCCAGTACGACGAGCAGGTCAAGGGCCAGCTGTTCAAGGAGTTCGAGTACAGCTCCTCGATGGAGGTCCCGCGCCTCGTCAAGATCTCGCTCAACATGGGTCTCGGTCGCGCCGCCCACGAGGCGAAGCTGATCGACAGCGCCGTCGAGGAGCTCAAGCAGATCGCCGGCCAGGCGCCGGTGGTGTGCAAGGCGAAGAAGGACATCGCCAACTACAAGCTCCGCAAGGGCCACAAGATCGGCGTCATGGTCACCCTCCGCGGCGAGCGGATGTGGGAGTTCCTCGACCGCCTCGTCAACGTGGCGCTGCCGCGCGTCCGCGACTTCCGCGGCGTCTCGAGCAAGGGCTTCGACGGTCGCGGCAACTACACGCTCGGCATCCGCGAGCAGATCATCTTCCCCGAGATCGAGTTCGACAAGATCGACGCGATCAAGGGTCTGAACATCAGCATCGTCACGACTGCCAAGACGGACAACGAGGGGCGGGCGCTGCTCGGCCACCTCGGCATGCCGTTCCGGCAGGCCCCGGCGCAAGGACAGGCCGTATGA
- a CDS encoding 50S ribosomal protein L18 codes for MAGHVKHPDERVRKRLRRKVAIRKHLTGTADRPRLSVFRSAKHIYVQAIDDTTGAILAAASDLEAAVKAAAEGKDKKGKAREVGKAIGAKLVAKQVSSVVFDRNGFLYHGRVAQVADGAREAGLAF; via the coding sequence ATGGCTGGTCACGTCAAGCACCCCGACGAACGCGTCCGCAAGCGGCTCCGCCGCAAGGTCGCGATCCGCAAGCACCTCACTGGCACCGCCGACCGTCCCCGGTTGTCGGTGTTCCGCTCGGCCAAGCACATCTACGTGCAGGCCATCGACGACACCACCGGTGCCATCCTGGCCGCCGCGTCGGACCTCGAGGCCGCCGTCAAGGCCGCCGCCGAGGGCAAGGACAAGAAGGGCAAGGCGCGCGAGGTCGGCAAGGCCATCGGCGCCAAGCTCGTGGCCAAGCAGGTCTCGTCCGTGGTCTTCGATCGCAACGGCTTCCTCTATCACGGTCGGGTCGCGCAGGTCGCCGATGGCGCCCGCGAGGCCGGGCTGGCGTTCTAG
- the rplB gene encoding 50S ribosomal protein L2, with product MAIIKYKPTSPGRRGMSTQDFASITKSAPEKKLLEAKTEKAGRNNHGRITVRFRGGGHKKRYRVIDWKRTKTGVPAKVIAIEYDPNRTARIALLQYADGEKAYIVAPAKIEVGAEVIAANSADIKPGNNLPLRYIPVGTEIHAVELKIGAGAQLCRSAGTRVVLMAKEGDKATLRLPSGEMRFVNIDCRATVGTVSNSEHGNISWGKAGRKRWLGMRPHNRGVSMNPVDHPMGGGEGRSSGGRHPCTPWGIPTKGYKTRHNKRTDKNIVRRRTK from the coding sequence ATGGCGATCATCAAGTACAAGCCGACCTCGCCCGGCCGCCGCGGGATGTCGACGCAGGACTTCGCGTCGATCACCAAGTCGGCCCCCGAGAAGAAGCTGCTCGAGGCCAAGACCGAGAAGGCCGGCCGCAACAACCACGGCCGCATCACGGTCCGGTTCCGCGGCGGCGGCCACAAGAAGCGCTACCGCGTGATCGACTGGAAGCGCACCAAGACCGGCGTGCCGGCCAAGGTGATCGCGATCGAGTACGATCCCAACCGCACGGCGCGCATCGCGCTCCTGCAGTACGCCGACGGTGAGAAGGCCTACATCGTGGCCCCGGCCAAGATCGAGGTCGGCGCCGAGGTCATCGCCGCCAACTCGGCCGACATCAAGCCCGGCAACAACCTGCCGCTGCGCTACATCCCGGTCGGCACCGAGATCCACGCGGTCGAGCTCAAGATCGGCGCCGGCGCCCAGCTGTGCCGCTCGGCCGGCACCCGCGTGGTGCTGATGGCGAAGGAGGGCGACAAGGCCACCCTGCGCTTGCCCTCGGGCGAGATGCGCTTCGTCAACATCGACTGCCGCGCCACCGTCGGCACCGTCTCGAACTCCGAGCACGGCAACATCTCCTGGGGCAAGGCCGGCCGCAAGCGCTGGCTCGGCATGCGCCCGCACAACCGCGGCGTCTCGATGAACCCGGTCGACCACCCGATGGGTGGCGGCGAGGGCCGCAGCTCGGGTGGCCGCCACCCGTGCACGCCCTGGGGCATCCCGACCAAGGGTTACAAGACTCGCCACAACAAGCGCACCGACAAGAACATCGTGCGCCGTCGGACCAAGTAG
- the rpsS gene encoding 30S ribosomal protein S19, translating to MPRSIKKGPYVESFIYKKVAAALKESNPNKRVIKTWSRRSTITPEMVSLTFAVHNGRKFVPVFVNENMVGHKLGEFSATRTYTGHGGDKKR from the coding sequence ATGCCCCGCAGCATCAAGAAGGGTCCGTACGTCGAGTCGTTCATCTACAAGAAGGTCGCGGCCGCGCTGAAGGAGAGCAATCCCAACAAGCGCGTGATCAAGACCTGGTCGCGTCGGTCGACGATCACCCCCGAGATGGTCTCCCTGACCTTCGCGGTCCACAACGGTCGCAAGTTCGTGCCGGTGTTCGTCAACGAGAACATGGTCGGGCACAAGCTCGGCGAGTTCTCCGCCACCCGCACGTACACCGGCCACGGTGGGGACAAGAAGCGCTAA
- the rplX gene encoding 50S ribosomal protein L24, which translates to MAHVRKGDLVVVTKGKDKGKRGKVLKIVGQRLIVEKVNMVKRHTKPTQKNPQGGIVEKEGTIAIANVLLWDEKLGRGTRTKAAMDGDLKIRVGVKSGAKFVAAAL; encoded by the coding sequence ATGGCGCACGTGCGCAAGGGCGACCTCGTGGTCGTCACCAAGGGCAAGGACAAGGGCAAGCGCGGCAAGGTCCTCAAGATCGTCGGGCAGCGCCTGATCGTCGAGAAGGTCAACATGGTCAAGCGCCACACCAAGCCCACGCAGAAGAACCCGCAGGGTGGCATCGTCGAGAAGGAAGGCACGATCGCGATCGCGAACGTGCTCCTGTGGGACGAGAAGCTCGGCCGGGGCACCCGCACCAAGGCCGCCATGGATGGCGACCTGAAGATCCGCGTCGGCGTCAAGTCCGGCGCCAAGTTCGTCGCGGCAGCTCTCTGA
- the rplV gene encoding 50S ribosomal protein L22, translated as MEARALVRGISMSPRKMRVVANLVRGKSVEHAVGLLDLLPKRAGRIISKAVKSAAANAEERSGGDVSVEDLKIATITVDGGPINKRWMPRSMGRANRINHRTSHLTVVVSDE; from the coding sequence ATGGAAGCCAGAGCTCTCGTCCGTGGAATCTCGATGTCGCCGCGCAAGATGCGCGTCGTCGCCAACCTCGTCCGCGGCAAGTCCGTCGAGCACGCCGTGGGTCTCCTCGACCTGCTGCCCAAGCGCGCGGGCCGCATCATCTCGAAGGCCGTGAAGAGCGCCGCGGCCAACGCCGAGGAGCGGTCGGGTGGGGACGTGTCGGTCGAGGATCTCAAGATCGCGACGATCACCGTCGACGGCGGGCCCATCAACAAGCGGTGGATGCCGCGCTCGATGGGGCGCGCCAACCGCATCAACCACCGCACCAGCCACCTCACGGTCGTCGTCTCGGACGAGTAA
- the rplN gene encoding 50S ribosomal protein L14 — MIQQTSVLDVADNSGAKKVFCIKVLGGSRRRYASIGDVIIVSVREAIPGSKVKKGEVARAVIVRTQKMLARPDGSSIRFDGNSAVLVNKENEPIGTRIFGPVARELRAKRFMKIISLAPEVL, encoded by the coding sequence GTGATCCAGCAAACATCCGTCCTCGACGTCGCCGACAACAGCGGCGCCAAGAAGGTCTTCTGCATCAAGGTCCTGGGCGGCAGCCGCCGGCGCTACGCGTCGATCGGCGACGTCATCATCGTCAGCGTCCGCGAGGCGATCCCGGGCTCCAAGGTCAAGAAGGGCGAGGTCGCGCGCGCGGTCATCGTCCGCACCCAGAAGATGCTGGCGCGGCCCGACGGCAGCTCGATCCGCTTCGACGGCAACTCGGCCGTGCTCGTCAACAAAGAGAACGAGCCGATCGGGACCCGCATCTTCGGGCCGGTCGCCCGCGAGCTGCGCGCCAAGCGCTTCATGAAGATCATCTCGCTGGCACCGGAGGTGCTGTGA
- the rpsJ gene encoding 30S ribosomal protein S10 — MNTQRIRIRLKAYDHKLLDQSAGEIVETAKRTGAKIAGPIPLPTKINKYCVLRSPHCDKKSREQFEIRTHKRLLDVLEPTQQTVDALMKLDLSAGVDVEIKI, encoded by the coding sequence ATGAACACGCAACGGATCCGCATCCGGCTCAAGGCCTACGACCACAAGCTCCTCGACCAGTCCGCGGGCGAGATCGTCGAGACTGCCAAGCGCACCGGCGCCAAGATCGCCGGCCCGATCCCGCTGCCGACCAAGATCAACAAGTACTGCGTCCTGCGGTCTCCCCACTGCGACAAGAAGTCGCGTGAGCAGTTCGAGATCCGGACCCACAAGCGCCTGCTCGACGTGCTCGAGCCGACCCAGCAGACGGTCGACGCGCTGATGAAGCTCGACCTGTCGGCCGGCGTCGACGTCGAGATCAAGATCTGA
- the rplW gene encoding 50S ribosomal protein L23, translating to MRAPQSIIKRPLLTEKSARLRETGGAAERPAEGDDYSQQVVFEVAKDANKIEIRHAIESLFKVSVTQVRTIVMRGKAKRVGRFSGQRPAWKKAFVTLKAGDTIAFFEGV from the coding sequence ATGCGAGCTCCTCAATCCATCATCAAGCGCCCGCTCCTCACCGAGAAGAGCGCGCGCCTCCGCGAGACCGGCGGCGCGGCCGAGCGCCCCGCCGAGGGCGACGACTACAGCCAGCAGGTCGTGTTCGAAGTCGCCAAGGACGCGAACAAGATCGAGATCCGGCACGCGATCGAGAGCCTGTTCAAGGTCTCGGTCACCCAGGTCCGGACCATCGTGATGCGCGGCAAGGCCAAGCGCGTCGGCCGCTTCTCGGGGCAGCGCCCCGCGTGGAAGAAGGCCTTCGTCACGCTCAAGGCCGGCGACACCATCGCCTTCTTCGAGGGAGTCTGA
- the rplP gene encoding 50S ribosomal protein L16, protein MINGPSFTKYRKRHKGHMAGMAKGGHEVSFGDFGLQVLEPGWITARQIEAARVAISRAVKKSGKIYVRLFPDKSFTKKPAETRMGTGKGAVEGWVAVVRPGRVIFEVEGVDAATAKEAFIRAHHKLPIKTALVARGSAL, encoded by the coding sequence ATGATCAACGGTCCCAGCTTTACCAAGTACCGCAAGCGCCACAAGGGCCACATGGCCGGCATGGCCAAGGGCGGGCACGAGGTCTCCTTCGGAGACTTCGGGCTCCAGGTCCTCGAGCCCGGGTGGATCACCGCCCGTCAGATCGAGGCCGCCCGCGTCGCCATCAGCCGCGCCGTGAAGAAGAGCGGCAAGATCTACGTCCGGCTGTTCCCGGACAAGTCCTTCACCAAGAAGCCGGCCGAGACCCGCATGGGTACCGGCAAGGGCGCGGTCGAGGGCTGGGTCGCCGTCGTCCGGCCGGGCCGGGTCATCTTCGAGGTCGAGGGCGTCGACGCCGCGACCGCGAAGGAGGCCTTCATCCGGGCCCACCACAAGCTGCCCATCAAGACCGCCCTGGTCGCCCGCGGGAGTGCGCTATGA
- the rpsH gene encoding 30S ribosomal protein S8 has product MSMTDPISDFLARLRNGIRARKREVACPRSNLKLRIAEILREEGFLDGVATAEDTKQGSITVTLRYDGRASNAITGLRRVSRPGQRKYVPSQQVPRVRNGLGIAIISTSLGIMTDREARKRGVGGEVLCEVW; this is encoded by the coding sequence GTGTCGATGACTGACCCAATCTCCGATTTCCTGGCCCGCCTCCGCAACGGCATCCGCGCGCGCAAGCGCGAGGTTGCGTGCCCGCGGTCTAACCTCAAGCTCCGCATCGCCGAGATCCTCCGTGAGGAGGGCTTTCTCGACGGTGTCGCAACCGCCGAAGACACCAAGCAGGGCTCCATCACGGTCACGCTCCGGTACGACGGGCGCGCGTCGAACGCGATCACCGGCCTGCGCCGCGTGTCGCGCCCCGGCCAGCGCAAGTACGTCCCCTCGCAGCAGGTGCCCCGGGTCCGCAACGGCCTCGGCATCGCGATCATTTCCACCTCTCTCGGCATCATGACTGACCGCGAAGCGCGCAAGCGCGGCGTGGGCGGTGAGGTGCTGTGCGAGGTCTGGTGA
- the rpmC gene encoding 50S ribosomal protein L29, with the protein MSKAKDALSKLRDLPPDELRGALARVRDELFRLQLGRHTNQVASFAEITSKRREVARILTVLRARDLGMETQGAAKAAPAAAPAKKARRSKKEG; encoded by the coding sequence ATGAGCAAGGCCAAGGACGCGCTGTCGAAGCTGCGCGATCTACCCCCTGACGAGCTGCGCGGCGCGCTCGCGCGCGTGCGCGACGAGCTGTTCCGGCTCCAGCTCGGCCGCCACACCAACCAGGTGGCGTCGTTCGCCGAGATCACCAGCAAGCGCCGCGAGGTCGCCCGGATCCTGACGGTCCTGCGCGCCCGCGACCTCGGCATGGAGACCCAGGGCGCCGCCAAGGCTGCCCCCGCTGCCGCGCCGGCCAAGAAGGCTCGCCGCTCGAAGAAGGAAGGCTGA